One part of the Parachlamydiales bacterium genome encodes these proteins:
- a CDS encoding YfjI family protein encodes MTYVKELARSTETPIELSALLTLAVVSTAAQAKYEVQVKTDYIEPINLWILGILPPASRKSRIYSDVTSPLRKWECEQKLLMEPLIASAGSKRKTMEARLKELRIRAAKAKESEYAKIQAEIEQIECNLPEVPQCPQIWTSDVTPEHLGCIMAANQESMAILSDEGGIFDILGGLYSDGKANIDLFLQAHSAGSVRVDRGSRAPVFMERAVLTMGLTAQPQVVKTICNNKVFRGRGLLGRFLYILPKSNIGKRTLDELPMLAEHKMAYENVMQAILSHPIPMKDKQPSLHRLKLSQEAFNKWLEYSKLVEALMGDEIGHLSHITDWAGKLAGAIARIAGLLHVMRHAYGQPEKRLISLEDMNAAVKIGHFLINHALAVFDLLDEDNAKVIARTILHWIKNEKKNQFTQRECMRRFRRYKKADLRPAFDILKEHEILKEFEIYSENGLGRGSGLFEVNPFILKT; translated from the coding sequence ATGACATATGTAAAAGAGCTTGCACGTTCGACAGAAACACCTATCGAGCTAAGTGCTCTTTTAACTTTGGCTGTTGTCAGTACTGCTGCCCAAGCTAAATATGAAGTTCAAGTTAAAACAGACTACATAGAACCTATAAATCTGTGGATTTTGGGAATATTACCGCCGGCATCAAGAAAATCGCGTATTTACAGTGATGTTACCTCGCCTCTAAGAAAATGGGAATGTGAGCAAAAATTATTGATGGAACCTCTTATTGCTTCAGCTGGGAGTAAACGAAAAACAATGGAAGCGCGCTTAAAGGAACTCAGAATCCGCGCGGCAAAAGCCAAAGAATCTGAATATGCAAAAATTCAAGCAGAAATTGAACAAATCGAATGCAACTTACCTGAAGTTCCTCAATGTCCCCAAATATGGACCAGTGATGTTACCCCGGAACATTTAGGGTGCATCATGGCTGCTAACCAAGAATCTATGGCTATACTAAGTGATGAAGGGGGAATATTTGATATTTTAGGAGGACTCTATTCTGATGGAAAAGCAAATATTGATTTATTCCTGCAAGCGCATTCAGCAGGCTCTGTGCGTGTAGATAGAGGGTCAAGGGCTCCTGTATTTATGGAAAGAGCTGTTTTGACTATGGGTTTAACAGCTCAACCACAGGTCGTTAAAACCATTTGTAACAACAAGGTTTTCCGTGGAAGGGGTCTTTTAGGTCGGTTTTTATACATATTACCAAAATCAAATATCGGTAAAAGAACTTTAGATGAATTGCCAATGCTAGCAGAGCATAAAATGGCGTATGAAAATGTGATGCAAGCTATTTTGAGTCATCCAATCCCTATGAAAGATAAGCAACCTTCTTTGCATAGACTGAAGTTATCACAAGAAGCCTTTAACAAGTGGTTAGAGTATTCTAAGCTGGTAGAAGCTTTGATGGGAGATGAGATTGGTCATTTATCTCATATAACAGATTGGGCTGGAAAGTTGGCTGGGGCGATAGCTCGTATAGCAGGCTTGCTTCATGTTATGCGGCATGCTTATGGACAGCCTGAAAAAAGACTAATATCCTTAGAAGATATGAATGCGGCAGTCAAAATAGGCCATTTTTTGATAAACCATGCCCTTGCGGTATTTGACCTTCTTGATGAAGATAATGCCAAAGTTATTGCAAGGACTATCCTCCACTGGATAAAAAATGAGAAGAAAAATCAGTTTACACAAAGAGAGTGCATGCGCAGATTTAGGCGTTATAAAAAGGCAGATTTACGTCCTGCTTTTGATATTTTGAAAGAACATGAAATTCTTAAAGAGTTTGAAATATACTCTGAAAATGGTCTTGGACGTGGAAGCGGTCTCTTTGAGGTAAACCCATTTATATTAAAAACATAG
- a CDS encoding NUDIX domain-containing protein: MSAIWNYLLRCIGNKSIKKNYSMAIPYVGAIIERNNNGVIEVLIQTRWKPQNDPVYTGTFEFPVGTLDKPYENIFDALAREINEETGLKLKAVIENSQTKIFQSNKNDAVFGFRPFCCTQQLKNGKPWIGFVFICEVENTEPNPCSDESKDVKWVKASEIKQLFTRSPECLFTLELPAWEYYFKERMVLK; encoded by the coding sequence ATGAGTGCTATTTGGAATTATTTGCTTCGTTGTATTGGTAACAAGTCAATAAAAAAGAATTATTCGATGGCCATTCCATACGTTGGAGCTATTATTGAGCGCAACAACAATGGAGTTATTGAAGTTCTAATACAGACACGCTGGAAACCTCAAAATGATCCTGTGTACACGGGAACTTTTGAGTTTCCTGTCGGCACTTTAGATAAGCCGTACGAAAATATTTTTGATGCGCTTGCACGCGAGATTAATGAAGAAACGGGATTAAAGCTAAAAGCGGTAATCGAAAATTCTCAAACTAAAATCTTTCAATCCAATAAAAATGATGCCGTCTTTGGCTTTCGTCCTTTTTGCTGTACGCAGCAATTAAAGAATGGCAAACCTTGGATTGGATTTGTTTTCATTTGTGAAGTGGAGAACACAGAACCTAATCCTTGCTCAGATGAGAGCAAGGATGTAAAATGGGTAAAAGCCTCAGAAATAAAGCAACTCTTTACTCGATCTCCAGAATGTCTATTCACCCTCGAATTACCAGCGTGGGAATACTACTTTAAAGAAAGAATGGTTTTAAAATAA
- a CDS encoding DUF2608 domain-containing protein produces MIVRFALMAFCCLASFGIEAKIVETQHIEDVLPLIDEDTWFLVDLDNCMFEGAQALGHASWFYDELQQRMQKGMSREDAIADAYPGWIKTQKVCKVKPLESNFVPILLTLQSKGITIMGLTHRQPSVADSTARQVGSLGFDFLTTAPSKESFVVPAKTPTLYFQGILFVGDYNKKIDIFEPFLSILKKSPKKIVFIDDKRKNVEELENLTKYGIEYVGVHYTAVEHSKPVYVREIAEFQYKFLDQIMSNEAALLLMENGLE; encoded by the coding sequence ATGATTGTTAGATTCGCTTTAATGGCATTTTGTTGTCTTGCCTCTTTTGGAATTGAGGCAAAAATCGTAGAGACGCAGCATATAGAAGATGTATTGCCTCTTATTGATGAAGATACATGGTTTTTAGTTGATCTTGATAACTGCATGTTTGAGGGAGCTCAAGCTCTTGGTCATGCTAGTTGGTTCTATGACGAATTACAACAAAGAATGCAGAAAGGAATGAGCCGAGAAGATGCTATAGCTGATGCTTATCCCGGTTGGATTAAGACTCAAAAAGTTTGCAAAGTTAAACCTCTTGAAAGCAATTTTGTGCCTATATTACTGACGCTACAAAGCAAAGGTATTACAATCATGGGGTTGACTCATAGGCAGCCTTCTGTTGCTGATTCAACTGCTCGTCAAGTAGGTTCTTTAGGTTTTGATTTCTTAACAACTGCTCCATCTAAAGAAAGTTTTGTGGTGCCGGCTAAAACTCCTACCCTATATTTTCAAGGAATTCTGTTTGTGGGTGACTATAACAAGAAAATCGACATTTTTGAACCTTTTCTATCAATACTCAAAAAGAGTCCTAAAAAAATTGTTTTCATTGATGATAAGAGAAAAAATGTGGAAGAGCTGGAAAATCTAACCAAATATGGTATTGAATATGTAGGAGTACATTACACGGCTGTAGAGCATTCTAAGCCGGTATATGTTCGAGAAATTGCTGAATTCCAATATAAATTTCTAGATCAAATTATGAGCAACGAAGCTGCTTTACTTCTCATGGAAAACGGTTTAGAGTAA
- a CDS encoding NUDIX hydrolase — protein MLTTTAIIEVHEGGQFKGIVLIERGKAPFGKAIPGGKVEYGETVENAVRREMLEEVNLQLNDLRQFHVYSDPTRDFRHHSVEVAHTAKAFQAPTAGDDAAKAFVVKLEDIPWNELAFDHAQVLKDYIEWRNGNASLAMPKP, from the coding sequence ATTCTTACGACAACTGCGATTATTGAAGTACATGAAGGAGGCCAATTCAAAGGGATCGTTTTAATTGAACGAGGAAAAGCCCCGTTTGGCAAAGCAATTCCAGGAGGTAAGGTGGAATATGGTGAAACAGTCGAAAATGCTGTACGACGAGAAATGTTAGAAGAAGTTAATCTTCAATTAAATGATTTAAGACAATTTCATGTTTATTCTGATCCCACAAGAGATTTTAGACACCATTCCGTTGAAGTTGCTCATACAGCCAAAGCTTTTCAAGCTCCAACTGCCGGCGATGATGCAGCCAAAGCCTTTGTAGTTAAGCTAGAAGATATTCCTTGGAATGAGCTTGCTTTTGATCACGCTCAAGTTCTAAAAGATTATATTGAATGGAGAAACGGCAACGCTTCCCTTGCTATGCCAAAACCTTAA
- a CDS encoding phBC6A51 family helix-turn-helix protein translates to MTNYDKSSLSSSQLKALPSIVASRSVDEACKEAGISRNCYYEWMKTPEFREEVTRIREEILNEAIEHLKANTTKAVATLSALMDNEGSPAVQRSAANDVLNYVIKFREVQDFDKRLQEIEKSISNGGDA, encoded by the coding sequence ATGACAAATTATGACAAATCCAGCCTTTCTTCAAGTCAGCTTAAAGCACTTCCATCTATTGTTGCGTCTAGAAGTGTTGATGAAGCATGTAAAGAAGCAGGTATCAGTCGAAATTGTTATTATGAATGGATGAAAACACCCGAATTCAGAGAAGAGGTAACAAGAATCCGGGAAGAGATTCTTAACGAGGCGATTGAACATCTCAAGGCAAATACGACGAAAGCAGTCGCAACGCTTTCAGCCTTGATGGACAATGAAGGTTCTCCAGCAGTCCAGCGCTCTGCGGCTAACGATGTCCTTAATTATGTGATTAAATTCCGCGAGGTCCAAGATTTTGATAAACGTCTTCAAGAAATAGAGAAATCTATAAGCAATGGAGGTGACGCATGA
- a CDS encoding GNAT family N-acetyltransferase: MQHFLVQDKLGAQILIEFAIIDPLSTQFSEKLNSVCECLSRAYVPVEVQFAKQFPDCVSQDKFLHSIAPFFKNGFDEVPWSLVEEKIKEVLMHFFSKDFPNGLAANKEMSSNYIHFFLTAIDTKTSSPLGAIYCLTSITDNEIVRVPIFGVSPDVQSRGIGKLLMSSLLKSIPSTKKIALSTRVTNQRAISAYHAWGFVPSPTTMEYWANLEYYTENAKGLQ; encoded by the coding sequence ATGCAACATTTTTTAGTGCAGGATAAATTAGGTGCGCAGATATTGATCGAATTTGCAATCATCGATCCTCTATCGACTCAATTCTCAGAAAAGCTAAATTCCGTATGTGAATGTCTTTCGAGAGCCTATGTTCCTGTCGAAGTTCAGTTTGCTAAACAATTTCCCGACTGTGTTTCCCAAGACAAGTTTTTACATTCAATCGCACCATTTTTTAAAAATGGGTTCGACGAAGTGCCTTGGTCATTGGTGGAAGAGAAGATTAAAGAGGTATTAATGCATTTCTTTAGTAAAGATTTTCCAAATGGGTTAGCAGCTAATAAGGAAATGAGTTCGAATTATATCCATTTCTTCCTCACAGCTATAGATACAAAGACTTCATCACCTCTCGGAGCCATTTACTGTTTAACGAGCATAACCGATAATGAAATCGTAAGGGTTCCTATTTTCGGGGTTTCACCAGATGTTCAATCTCGAGGAATTGGCAAACTGCTAATGAGTTCCCTTTTAAAATCAATTCCAAGCACCAAGAAAATTGCGCTTTCTACCCGTGTAACAAATCAAAGAGCAATCAGTGCCTATCATGCTTGGGGTTTTGTCCCATCGCCTACCACTATGGAATATTGGGCGAATTTGGAGTACTACACTGAAAATGCAAAAGGACTGCAATAA
- a CDS encoding macro domain-containing protein: MFELTRGNLLKANVDALVNTVNTEGVMGKGIALQFRKAYPENYNAYKRACNKGLLKPGQMFTFHCGFLNNPRYIINFPTKRHWRSKSKIEDIEIGLKSLVNEVRQLNITSIAIPPLGCGLGGLLWQEVQPLMRLAFAQLPNVRWLVYEPEKSEIKNIMPRPRMTLGRAVVLGLIQRYLVPGFVYEISLLEIQKLVYFLVEAGEELNSVKYEKGHYGPYSDTIRHVLERINGHFIHGYLTNKPESPITIDPSTKEEINRFLKEHSNTRERFEKVSKLVEGFETPFGMELLATVHWAATREIHGTALNSESILHVIKNWNTRKARVMQFDHVKIALNRLISQGWLPS, encoded by the coding sequence ATGTTTGAATTAACTCGTGGAAACTTGCTTAAAGCCAATGTAGATGCTCTGGTAAACACTGTAAATACGGAAGGTGTGATGGGTAAGGGAATTGCGCTGCAGTTTCGCAAAGCCTACCCTGAAAATTACAATGCCTATAAGCGCGCATGTAATAAGGGACTTTTAAAACCAGGTCAAATGTTTACTTTTCATTGTGGATTTTTGAATAACCCACGTTATATCATCAATTTTCCAACAAAACGTCACTGGCGTAGCAAGTCAAAAATTGAGGATATCGAAATTGGGTTAAAATCATTAGTTAATGAAGTTCGTCAGTTAAATATAACTTCTATAGCAATTCCTCCTTTAGGATGTGGTTTAGGAGGGTTGCTTTGGCAAGAAGTTCAACCCCTTATGCGTTTAGCTTTTGCTCAGTTGCCAAATGTCCGTTGGTTGGTTTATGAACCTGAAAAATCTGAAATAAAAAACATTATGCCAAGACCTAGGATGACCCTTGGGCGCGCAGTAGTTCTTGGCTTAATCCAGCGCTATTTAGTTCCAGGATTTGTTTATGAGATTTCATTATTAGAAATTCAAAAACTGGTCTACTTTTTGGTGGAAGCAGGAGAAGAATTGAATAGTGTGAAATATGAAAAAGGCCATTATGGTCCCTATTCAGATACCATACGTCATGTTCTTGAACGAATTAATGGCCACTTTATTCATGGTTATTTAACTAACAAACCAGAATCTCCAATTACTATTGATCCCTCAACAAAAGAGGAAATAAATCGATTTCTAAAAGAACATAGCAACACTCGTGAACGTTTTGAAAAAGTGTCTAAATTAGTAGAAGGGTTTGAAACTCCGTTTGGTATGGAGTTGCTAGCCACTGTTCATTGGGCAGCTACACGTGAAATTCATGGCACAGCATTAAATAGTGAATCTATCTTGCATGTTATTAAAAACTGGAATACTCGTAAAGCACGTGTAATGCAATTTGATCACGTTAAAATCGCTCTAAATCGCCTTATTAGCCAGGGATGGCTGCCATCTTGA
- a CDS encoding DUF4433 domain-containing protein has product MTNYSIYHITHIDNLQSIISDGALWCDRERINRNPPHTNVGYKHIKERRLKHPVAVAKLGFLGDYVPFNFCCRSVMLYVIFKGHDEYIGGQDSIVHLVSSIEQIRATGQPSFWTDRHADLQYAKQYDTLEKIKSELDFTVMPLKIWSPNTETKEKRQAEFLVHSHCPWTAIEKIVVKNQAMADKVDVIIRKSAHRPQIIVNGDCYY; this is encoded by the coding sequence TTGACTAATTATTCTATATATCACATTACCCACATTGACAATCTACAAAGTATTATAAGCGATGGTGCTCTCTGGTGTGATAGAGAAAGAATTAATAGAAATCCTCCACATACAAATGTAGGCTATAAACATATAAAAGAAAGACGCTTAAAACATCCTGTAGCTGTTGCTAAATTAGGCTTCTTAGGAGATTATGTACCTTTTAATTTTTGTTGTCGCTCAGTAATGTTGTATGTGATCTTTAAGGGACATGATGAATATATCGGGGGCCAGGATAGTATTGTCCATCTTGTAAGTTCTATTGAACAAATACGAGCTACGGGACAACCTTCGTTTTGGACTGATCGTCACGCTGATCTTCAGTACGCTAAACAATACGATACGCTTGAGAAAATAAAGAGCGAATTGGATTTCACAGTAATGCCATTAAAAATTTGGAGTCCCAATACGGAGACAAAAGAAAAAAGACAGGCAGAATTTTTGGTTCACTCCCATTGCCCATGGACCGCAATAGAAAAGATTGTAGTAAAAAACCAGGCTATGGCAGACAAAGTAGATGTAATAATTCGGAAATCTGCACACAGACCTCAAATTATTGTAAATGGAGATTGCTATTATTAA
- a CDS encoding endonuclease/exonuclease/phosphatase family protein, producing MRYLLIISFFFSHFLPLAAKVEESIIPLMDVIFERNATANQPPKIRVIAYNMLYNVKIAEDKLPEIHRWASRKPRLLEYLEFTNADIIGSQELQANQLQEILESLGKTYAYYGEKTRENEGRTDVNAVFYKHERFKLVESKTTPYHDLKSQNAFTYCRLKDTASDKTFIVINTKFTYGISWGALKRREAEAIQLHDFIQDIPSDESIMITGDFNTIPLLDSSSIMRILTGKHLHDAINLSFSGHLGPYCSITNSKFFTPFTGPELTGFIPDHIFVNNKVDVLSHGIDTAKVNGEFPSDHFPVIIDIFLK from the coding sequence ATGAGATATTTGCTTATTATTTCTTTCTTCTTTAGCCATTTCCTACCACTTGCTGCAAAAGTGGAAGAATCCATTATCCCCTTGATGGATGTCATCTTTGAACGTAACGCTACGGCAAATCAACCTCCAAAGATACGCGTGATAGCCTATAACATGCTTTACAACGTCAAAATAGCAGAAGACAAATTACCTGAAATACATCGCTGGGCAAGCAGAAAACCCCGTTTACTGGAATATTTAGAATTCACAAATGCTGACATTATCGGCAGCCAAGAACTTCAAGCAAATCAACTCCAGGAGATACTGGAATCCCTAGGGAAAACCTATGCCTATTACGGAGAGAAAACTAGGGAAAATGAGGGCAGGACGGATGTGAATGCCGTCTTTTACAAGCATGAACGCTTCAAGCTTGTAGAATCCAAAACCACCCCCTACCACGATCTTAAAAGTCAAAATGCGTTTACCTATTGCCGGTTGAAAGACACCGCTTCCGATAAAACCTTTATCGTCATCAATACTAAATTCACCTACGGCATTTCTTGGGGAGCACTAAAAAGAAGGGAAGCAGAAGCAATCCAACTACATGACTTCATTCAAGATATCCCTTCAGATGAATCGATCATGATCACGGGCGATTTTAATACCATTCCCCTGCTAGATAGCAGCTCTATCATGCGCATACTAACCGGAAAGCACCTGCACGATGCTATAAACCTCTCCTTTTCCGGACATTTAGGCCCCTATTGTTCCATCACTAATTCCAAGTTTTTCACACCCTTCACAGGTCCCGAATTAACCGGTTTTATTCCCGATCACATTTTTGTTAACAACAAGGTGGACGTCCTCTCACATGGGATTGACACTGCAAAAGTGAATGGAGAATTCCCCTCCGATCACTTTCCGGTCATCATCGACATTTTCCTGAAATGA
- a CDS encoding protein kinase family protein, with amino-acid sequence MAGPIHSQAAIAETTAPSVKSLISKFDKSAQTASTFKATPQGAPGKLAPQGKNILQMGDPRVSQDNHVKDLNSRVVVQSSVTVNKSSQQVFKKAINTTQANAPVLSRWNGDAQPTQAKQRLAAMEMGKVVNQLEISQSRMRSGTGKVSPEQFQSNVSDAHGKMLESASQMADSAQAQKELGTSHNKLCSMASPRHETQMSMKYEMKVAIGFARGLGEKVTKETVHQQVDQFLAGKGVKDSQIQHEANFYNVTPDTAKLILADRHLRTASNEKSPAKVAAHFEKLTGEKLTPQNFNTKISAFLQENGVSDAMIDKEAKGLNISNNQARLQMANRLIAYKQGGLENVSPSLVERKEVSGYDMGLIQLVEKEFKKNVHNPEKLNSAEVSFGDKKFEVIVTTKEGIEKIGGKHATLHKVGVTVVEKKLAQGSFGKVSTFTSFYSISHPSQRQQAVIKQELKPDDEAIEEDDDDDDETLSESSSTTKPAATESQAAAAPVEEVEEEEEYYGSAVYVPDMEDYSNHPLKNMTLNADGEIVPGGTERNYDPENMSSLLNDVEKKKRSDNNDLRFFFDMHNYLKPFVENDDRPPGVDPKKDITREAISCETQIESLSKSAQRAEERQNEMNAYMSPLPSKELDYKDNAFLGLYKKGAAAMLKSGEFHNGFTADSAAAAIKDIDSIFSKRKEALAHIDTLKQEDATEFDREIDFLMQFQGPGVVKVHSIKTVSRPALAPANSDTNKYAAKAAAATVVEKAIEMERCGFEIKPGVTCVTMNDLMEARRENKITENEYKEVISNGMKPLLGALKRLHDAGIIHRDIKPDNILLDKKGDFVMNDFGTLCHQRNDITYLEIKCTPAYGPPELIPSQSLNNDYAHPDGSPSNSKIYSNDSVKTASVPNNVTEKADIWSLGMAFFELFNPQMNKEEGGMHPALSLALRHGGDQANTNSQLAQTDNKLLVQQSKILTMDSRRAEYDAAYPEPSDKNSVDHLIWQMTRPNPHDRPDINKIIDYFNK; translated from the coding sequence ATGGCTGGTCCAATTCATTCACAAGCAGCAATCGCTGAGACTACAGCGCCATCAGTTAAATCCCTAATTTCTAAATTCGATAAAAGTGCGCAAACTGCCAGTACTTTCAAAGCAACTCCCCAAGGAGCCCCAGGGAAACTAGCTCCTCAAGGAAAAAATATCTTGCAAATGGGAGACCCTAGAGTCTCTCAAGATAATCATGTCAAAGACCTCAATTCCCGCGTCGTAGTCCAATCTTCAGTAACCGTAAATAAATCCTCGCAACAAGTCTTTAAAAAAGCCATTAATACAACCCAAGCCAATGCCCCTGTTCTAAGTCGTTGGAATGGCGACGCCCAGCCCACACAAGCAAAACAACGGCTTGCTGCCATGGAAATGGGCAAAGTTGTCAACCAACTTGAAATATCGCAATCCAGAATGCGTTCGGGCACCGGAAAAGTCTCTCCTGAACAATTCCAATCTAACGTCTCCGATGCACATGGTAAAATGCTCGAATCAGCCTCCCAAATGGCCGATAGTGCCCAGGCTCAAAAAGAACTAGGGACCTCTCACAATAAGCTTTGCTCAATGGCTAGTCCTAGGCATGAAACGCAAATGAGCATGAAATATGAGATGAAGGTGGCCATCGGCTTTGCCCGCGGGCTGGGTGAAAAAGTCACAAAAGAAACTGTCCATCAACAAGTAGATCAATTCCTAGCAGGAAAAGGGGTCAAAGACAGTCAAATCCAGCATGAAGCAAACTTCTATAATGTCACCCCCGACACTGCGAAATTAATCCTTGCCGATCGTCATCTCCGTACTGCATCAAATGAAAAAAGTCCTGCTAAAGTCGCTGCACATTTTGAAAAGTTAACAGGAGAAAAACTCACTCCGCAAAATTTTAATACTAAAATTAGCGCCTTCCTACAGGAAAACGGCGTATCGGATGCTATGATAGATAAAGAAGCCAAAGGCCTAAATATCTCAAACAACCAAGCTCGCCTGCAGATGGCCAATCGATTGATCGCCTATAAACAAGGGGGCCTGGAAAATGTGTCTCCCTCCTTAGTAGAAAGGAAAGAGGTCTCTGGATATGACATGGGACTCATCCAATTAGTAGAGAAAGAATTTAAAAAAAATGTCCATAATCCCGAAAAACTTAACAGCGCGGAAGTTTCCTTTGGTGATAAAAAATTTGAAGTCATCGTCACTACTAAAGAAGGAATAGAAAAAATCGGCGGCAAACATGCTACTCTGCATAAAGTGGGCGTGACGGTCGTAGAGAAGAAACTAGCGCAAGGTTCCTTCGGAAAAGTCAGCACTTTCACCTCTTTCTATTCCATCAGCCACCCCTCCCAAAGACAGCAGGCAGTCATAAAACAAGAATTGAAGCCAGATGATGAAGCCATAGAGGAAGATGACGACGATGATGATGAAACACTCTCCGAAAGCAGCAGCACAACCAAACCGGCCGCTACAGAGTCTCAAGCTGCTGCAGCTCCTGTTGAAGAGGTCGAAGAAGAGGAAGAATACTACGGCTCTGCCGTGTATGTACCTGATATGGAAGACTATTCAAACCACCCATTAAAGAATATGACGTTAAATGCCGACGGAGAAATTGTTCCAGGAGGTACCGAACGTAATTATGATCCGGAAAATATGTCCTCATTATTAAACGATGTAGAAAAGAAAAAACGATCAGACAATAATGACCTCCGCTTTTTTTTCGATATGCATAACTACCTTAAACCCTTCGTAGAAAATGACGATAGACCGCCGGGAGTAGATCCGAAAAAAGACATCACACGTGAAGCCATTAGCTGCGAAACCCAAATTGAATCATTATCAAAATCAGCTCAACGGGCTGAAGAAAGACAAAATGAAATGAATGCATATATGAGCCCTCTTCCTTCAAAAGAACTTGATTATAAGGATAATGCCTTCTTGGGCCTTTATAAGAAAGGTGCTGCAGCTATGTTAAAAAGCGGAGAATTTCATAACGGATTTACTGCTGACAGTGCAGCTGCAGCCATCAAAGATATTGATTCGATCTTTTCAAAAAGGAAAGAAGCTTTAGCTCATATAGATACTCTTAAACAAGAAGACGCTACTGAGTTCGACCGCGAAATAGACTTCTTAATGCAATTTCAAGGGCCCGGCGTCGTAAAAGTTCATTCCATAAAAACAGTCTCCCGTCCCGCCCTAGCCCCCGCTAATAGTGATACAAATAAATACGCAGCTAAAGCTGCCGCAGCCACAGTGGTAGAAAAAGCCATTGAAATGGAACGCTGTGGATTTGAAATAAAGCCCGGGGTAACCTGCGTGACCATGAACGATTTAATGGAAGCAAGGCGAGAAAATAAAATCACGGAGAATGAGTACAAGGAAGTGATCAGCAATGGGATGAAGCCCCTTTTAGGAGCTTTAAAACGACTACACGATGCAGGCATTATTCACCGAGATATTAAACCTGATAACATCCTTCTTGATAAAAAAGGTGACTTTGTTATGAATGACTTTGGAACACTTTGCCATCAACGCAACGATATCACTTATCTAGAAATAAAATGCACCCCAGCTTATGGTCCTCCAGAACTTATCCCAAGCCAAAGTTTAAATAACGACTACGCCCATCCTGATGGCTCCCCCTCTAACTCAAAAATATATTCCAACGATTCAGTAAAAACAGCTTCAGTACCCAACAATGTCACTGAGAAAGCAGATATTTGGAGTCTGGGCATGGCCTTTTTTGAGCTCTTCAACCCGCAAATGAATAAAGAAGAAGGCGGAATGCATCCCGCACTCAGTCTTGCATTGAGACATGGAGGAGATCAAGCCAATACAAATTCCCAATTAGCACAAACAGATAATAAGCTGCTTGTGCAGCAATCAAAAATTCTTACGATGGATAGTCGGCGCGCAGAATATGATGCTGCATATCCTGAGCCCTCGGACAAAAATAGTGTAGATCATCTGATATGGCAGATGACCCGACCCAATCCGCACGATCGTCCGGACATCAATAAAATCATTGATTACTTTAACAAATAA